The segment TCAAGGAGAGCCTGAGTCTGTCTTACAAGTTCCTTATATAAAATAGGCAGAAATGAAGCTAAATAACGAGGTGAGTCTTCAACAACAATAATTACCCTGATTCCGACTGACAACGTATCATGCTCAACATTAAGCAAGTCCTCAAGATTTTTGACCATCGCTACCAACAATTCTGCATCTCCAGACCAGACGAACTGCCTGTCAACACCCCCGAGCACCCCGCCTTCAGCAACTTCGACCTGCCTGTGGCTAAGCAATGCTACAGGAATTCCGGGAACTTTTTCCTTAATTCTCAACCCCATATCAAAGCAATCCATGTTTGAGAGATGTGGCATAATAATAACTAAATCAAACGAATCAGACTCCAGAATTTCAAGGGCCTCATCAATATTTGAGACCCATGTAAGACGTGGCGGACGGCTGAGATTAAGCCCCCGGTATTCACTGACTATTCTTTCGGAAATCTTACTGTCTTCCTCCATAACCCAGGCATCATATGGGCTGGAAATCAAAAGAATCTCTTTGACCTTTATTTTCATAAGGTCATGATAAAGACTGAACTTTCGCCCTTGATTACCAGTAAACATCAACCTGCTTTCCATAAAATTCCCACCCGAATTAAAATTATTTCATTAAAAAAGGGCGAAAAGCGAAAAACGCAATCCGCCCTTAGGGTGTAATTATACTAAAAAACAATAATTAACTATACAATACCTTGATCAAGCATTGCATCCGCAACTTTTACGAAACCGGCAATGTTAGCACCATTTACATAATTAAAAGGTGTGCCGTATTGATCAGCTGTTTCTTTACAAGTCTTATGAACATTCTTCATAATAGCCTTGAGTCTCTGATCTACTTCTTCTCTCGACCAGCCAAGGCGCATGCTGTTCTGGCTCATTTCAAGCCCTGAAACAGAAACACCACCGGCATTAGCCGCCTTTCCAGGACCGTAAAGCAGTCCATTATTAAGGAATAATTCTACACCGTCAGGAGTAGTAGGCATATTGGCACCTTCAGAAAGGACTTTAACTTTATTTGCTACCATATGTGCGGCATCTTTATCATTAATTTCATTCTGAGTGGCACAAGGGAAAGCACAATCTGCCTTATGATTCCAGAGAGGATTAAAACCAGCGTCAGGATTAACCGGAGTATATACTGCTTCCGGATATTTATCGGCATATTCGCTGACGCGTCCACGCCGGACGTTCTTAAGATTCATGATGAAATCAAGTTTCTCACGATCAACGCCTTTTTCATCATAAATATAACCGGAAGAATCAGAGAAAGTTATGGCTTTGCTTCCCAGTTGAATGAGTTTTTCCATGGCAAACTGAGCAACGTTCCCAGAACCGGAAACAAGACTGGTCGTCCCGTCTAAAGTCTTACTTTTGGTATCAAGCATTTCAGCTGCAAAATAAACAGCGCCGTAACCAGTTGCTTCAGGACGAACCAAACTACCGCCCCAATTAAGACCTTTACCAGTCAAAACACCGGTAAACTCATTACGGATTTTTTTATACATACCGAAAAGGAAACCGATCTCACGAGCGCCGACTCCGATATCTCCAGCAGGGACATCAGTATCAGGACCGATATGACGGCATAGTTCCATCATAAAACTCTGACAAAAGCGCATAACTTCCATATCTGATTTGCCTTTAGGGTCAAAGTCAGATCCGCCCTTACCGCCACCCATAGGGAGAGAAGTAAGTGAGTTTTTAAATACCTGTTCAAAAGCAAGAAATTTCAAGATTCCGAGATTGACTGAAGGGTGAAATCTAAGACCGCCTTTATAAGGTCCGATTGCACTGTTCATCTCAATTCTAAAACCGCGGTTAACATGCACATCGCCATCATCATCAACCCAGGGAACGCGAAACATTATTACACGTTCAGGTTCAACAATACGTTCAAGAATACGTGCACTGCGGTACTCAGGATTACGATCCAAAACAGGTTTGATAGAATCCACGACTTCGCTTACAGCCTGATGAAATTCTCTTTCATTAGGATCTCTGTTTTTAATCAATTCCAATATATCCATTCTTAAAGCCTCCTCATAATCCTTGAACGTTGATAAAAAAGAACTCAGCTCATAAAATTATTTTATTTATTTCATCACTAACGTGCTAAGTCCATACATCTTTTGAAAAAAAGACTAAATTTATTATTATTATTTTTACATTTACGTAACAGCTATCCCTCACTCAGTATTAATCATTAAAAACATTAATAACAACCACTTAACTTTTCATCATATAACCAACAAGTCGCATTATTTAGACAATTTACTCAATCGGCTTGATAGCTCCCTATCCCCATTACACATTTATCGAAATTAAAACCAGCACATTGACAAAAAGTAATTGCTCAATTACTAATAAAGTCAATGAACACCCAGCTACCCATATTTTTCTTTTATTCTTATTTTATATTTACCAGCCCTGTGGCCTGGTGGTGTTCACTCGCGTAAAAGCAAATAAAAGAGTTTCACACAAGGCCGCAGCTTAACGCTGGCGGCCTTTTTTTTGTCTCCAGCCCACCGAAAGCTTGCTGCCCCAACTGGGATTTTTTTAAAAACAATCCTGTTTTTACAAAATTAACATTTTGGAGGTGTCTGATGTTAGGTTTAGGAAGTATTGAGATAGTATTAGTTTTTTGGCTTTGCTTGCTGGCAGCGCTTGGCTGCGTTGCTTACGGCATTATCAACTGGAATAAAAAAGGTAAGCCGGATGCTACTGCGAAAGTAATTGATATAAAGGCTGAGGATAAATAGATGATCACCAAAATAGTAATTATCGTCATATACCTCGCAGTAATTTTCTACCTCGGATTCAAGGGCTGGCAGTCTACCAAAAAGTCCACAGATTATATGCTTGCAGGCAGACAGATGAATCCTTTCATCATGGCAATGTCTTACGGAGCAACGTTTGTTTCCACTTCTGCCATCATCGGCTTCGGCGGAGCGGCGGGATTGTTCGGTTTTCCACTTCTATGGCTCACACTTGCCACAATTGTCATAGGAGTTTTTATTGCGATGGTATTCTTTGGCAAAAGAACCCGACGCATGGGACTTGCCCTCGAAAGTCACACCTTTCCCGAGCTGCTCGGCAGACGTTACGATTCAAGATTTATTCAAGGTTTTGCCGGCGGAATTATTTTTCTATTCATTCCCATCTATGCGGCAGCTGTCCTCATTGGGATTTCACGTATGATGGAGATTTCATTCGGCATTCCTTACGGAGCGGCATTGATCATAATCAGTCTTATCCTTGCCCTGTACGTTGTTACAGGCGGCATGAAAGCTGTAATGTATACTGATGCTTTTCAGGGAGTTATTATGGCGGTAATGATGCTCATACTTGTCATTTCAACATACGTAATGCTCGGCGGCGTGACTGAAGCGCATCAGGCTCTTACTGACATGGTTAATCTGATGCCGGAAAAACTTGTGAAAGGCGGCATGATCGGCTGGACGCAAGGAACCAGATTCGGCACCCCGCTCTGGCTCGTAATATACACCACCATCGTTTACGGTGTAGGTGTCGGTGTTCTGGCTCAGCCACAGCTTGCAGTAAGATTTATGACCGTTCCTTCCGACCGCGAACTTAATCGTGCAGTTCTTTACGGCGGTATTTTTATTCCGCTGATGACAGGTGTTGCTTTTACTGTCGGAGCACTTTCTAATGCGGTTTTTTACAAATCTGTCGGAAAAATATCCATTGCCGTAGCAGGCGGCAACATGGATAAAATTATTCCAATGTATATTGAACAGATGATGCCTCCGTGGTTCTCATCACTCTTCCTACTAGCAATGCTTGCTGCGGGTATGTCTACCCTTTCATCTCAGTACCACGTAGGCGGAACAGCACTGGGACGAGACTTTTTTGAAAGATTCGTTAAAGTTTCCAGTGAAAAATCAGTTAAAATCACCCGCATAGGTGTATCCATAACGCTCCTTGCCGCTATTGCATGGGCATGGGTTCTTCCTCCGTCCATCATTGCAAGAGCTACTGCGTTCTTCTTCGGCCTATGTGCCGCGTCCTTCCTGCCTATTTATCTTCTGGGCCTTTACTGGAAAGGAATGAC is part of the Maridesulfovibrio ferrireducens genome and harbors:
- a CDS encoding sodium:solute symporter family protein, which gives rise to MITKIVIIVIYLAVIFYLGFKGWQSTKKSTDYMLAGRQMNPFIMAMSYGATFVSTSAIIGFGGAAGLFGFPLLWLTLATIVIGVFIAMVFFGKRTRRMGLALESHTFPELLGRRYDSRFIQGFAGGIIFLFIPIYAAAVLIGISRMMEISFGIPYGAALIIISLILALYVVTGGMKAVMYTDAFQGVIMAVMMLILVISTYVMLGGVTEAHQALTDMVNLMPEKLVKGGMIGWTQGTRFGTPLWLVIYTTIVYGVGVGVLAQPQLAVRFMTVPSDRELNRAVLYGGIFIPLMTGVAFTVGALSNAVFYKSVGKISIAVAGGNMDKIIPMYIEQMMPPWFSSLFLLAMLAAGMSTLSSQYHVGGTALGRDFFERFVKVSSEKSVKITRIGVSITLLAAIAWAWVLPPSIIARATAFFFGLCAASFLPIYLLGLYWKGMTKKAAKVSLVGGFSASMFWLLFVHAKEAVPIGLCQTLFGQPTLVTNATKGSWIWLLQWVDPNVVALPISLLLAIGVSFITTKIDKEHLKLCWSNI
- a CDS encoding symporter small accessory protein, with the translated sequence MLGLGSIEIVLVFWLCLLAALGCVAYGIINWNKKGKPDATAKVIDIKAEDK
- the gdhA gene encoding NADP-specific glutamate dehydrogenase, which codes for MDILELIKNRDPNEREFHQAVSEVVDSIKPVLDRNPEYRSARILERIVEPERVIMFRVPWVDDDGDVHVNRGFRIEMNSAIGPYKGGLRFHPSVNLGILKFLAFEQVFKNSLTSLPMGGGKGGSDFDPKGKSDMEVMRFCQSFMMELCRHIGPDTDVPAGDIGVGAREIGFLFGMYKKIRNEFTGVLTGKGLNWGGSLVRPEATGYGAVYFAAEMLDTKSKTLDGTTSLVSGSGNVAQFAMEKLIQLGSKAITFSDSSGYIYDEKGVDREKLDFIMNLKNVRRGRVSEYADKYPEAVYTPVNPDAGFNPLWNHKADCAFPCATQNEINDKDAAHMVANKVKVLSEGANMPTTPDGVELFLNNGLLYGPGKAANAGGVSVSGLEMSQNSMRLGWSREEVDQRLKAIMKNVHKTCKETADQYGTPFNYVNGANIAGFVKVADAMLDQGIV